Within Celeribacter marinus, the genomic segment AGTCTGATAAGATTGGCAAAATTAAATGGAAGACACAGTGGCAGCCCGCAAAAACGCCCGCCCCAAGCTCAAAGACGTGGCCCGTATTGCCGGGGTTGGCACTGCCACTGTGGATCGTGTTTTGAACGAACGTGGAAACGTGAGCGAAGAGGTGCGCAAAAAGGTCATCGAGGCTGCGCGCGAAATTGGATTGCGCCGACAACTGCCGCCTTCCTACAAACGCCTGATCCGTATAAATTTGATCCTCGCGCGCCCTGAACTGCCCCTTCTGCAGCGAATGGCTGATGAATTCCTCAAGGCCACGAATGCGCTGGATCATCGGGTTAGTTTGCATCTCACAACCTTGCCTGATGAGACGCCCAAGACGATTGGTGCGGCCCTGCGCGCGACGCAATGCGACGCGGTGGTTGTCTATGCGCAGGACAATCCGATCATTCACGATGCAATCGAGGCCCTTGATGCGCGCGGCATTCCAGTGATCACTATCATCTCGGATCTTCCCGGCTCAAAACGTCTTGCCTATGCCGGAACCGACCATCATGCGGCGGGGCGAACGGCGGGGTTTTTCTTTGCCCGAATGATCCCAAAATCGGGAACAGTCGTGATCCTATGCAATCATCTCGGCTTCAAATCTCACGTCCAAAGGATTACCGGGTTTCGCGAGTATCTTGAAGTACATGCGCCCGATATATCCATTTCGCATGTTGTCGAGGGGCTTGACGATCGAGTCCGTGCGCGCGCCCGCTTGGAGGCCGCA encodes:
- a CDS encoding LacI family DNA-binding transcriptional regulator yields the protein MEDTVAARKNARPKLKDVARIAGVGTATVDRVLNERGNVSEEVRKKVIEAAREIGLRRQLPPSYKRLIRINLILARPELPLLQRMADEFLKATNALDHRVSLHLTTLPDETPKTIGAALRATQCDAVVVYAQDNPIIHDAIEALDARGIPVITIISDLPGSKRLAYAGTDHHAAGRTAGFFFARMIPKSGTVVILCNHLGFKSHVQRITGFREYLEVHAPDISISHVVEGLDDRVRARARLEAAFRDIPDTLGIYNVGAANLAVRAAIETNILLKPPLFVGHELTEYTTRMLRDGLMTLTLDQSPRLQAQFSLDVLLDHFGYESITIPRPYVSNVPIVLYGPENIPADH